In Streptomyces erythrochromogenes, the DNA window CCGCCCCCGATGGCACCGACATCACCGGCATCACCGCGGAACCCGGCTGGTCCCACCTCGCCGACCTCCTCGGCCCCGGCGAGTTCCCCCGCGAGACCGCCCTCCACCGCAGTCCCCAGGACGACATCAACACCGTCCTGTTCGACCCGGCCCACGTGCTCGGCGAGCGCGAGAACGCCACGGACCTGCGCGAGTTCAACGTCCGCGCCAACCTCTGGTTCTCACCCGCCGGCACCGACTGCGCCGTCCACAACAGCCACGACTTCATCGAGGTCCACACCCAGGTCCACGGCCTCGGCCGGATGCAGCGCTTTCGGGACCGCGACCACGCCTCGCTCTACCAGGACGTCCTGATGAGCCCCGGCTACACCACCCCGGACCCGTTCTGCGCCACCGGCCCCCAGTGCACCTACCACTACCCCTGGCACCAGTACCGGGCCGACACCGACTGCATCTGGCTCGCCATCGAGTACCACCCCGTACCCCGCGCGCTGCGCACCCTCCACCCCGTGACCACCCCGAACCCTCTGGAGAACCACTCGTGACCACCACCGGCAGCACCAACGAAACCGCCCTGCGCGCCCCGAAGTTCACCGCCGAGGTCGTCGCCGACCAGCTCCGCGACGGCTACTGGCTGGAGGCCCCGGACATCGACGGCGACGGCAGGCCCGACCTCTTCGGCTACGGGCTCCGCCTCGGCGAGATCTACTGGTACGCCAACGACGGGGACTGGACCCGCCGCCTGATAGCCGACCGGATCAAGATGCCCGTCGGCGCCGACTACGCCGACGTCACCGGAAACGGCCACCCCGACGTCATCGTCTGCTACGACCTGTACGGCCCGATCGGCACGATCCACGACGCCAACACCGAAGGCGGCAAGATCGACTGGCTGGAGAACCCGGGCACCCCAGACAAGGACGAGTCCCGCTGGAAGCGCCACTACGTCGGCCGCGCCACCGGCATGCACCGCCTGCGCGCAGGCCACTTCACCCGCACCGACCGGCTCCAGATCATCGGCCTCCCGATCGTCGCCAAGGAGGACGTCCACGCCGTCCTGCCCGTCGTGCTCTTCACCCAGCCCGACGACGTGCACACGGCGGAGGAATGGGAGATGACCGTCATCGACGACAGCCACTTCCGGATGATCCACGGCGCCGAGAAGAAGAAGGGCCTGATCCCCGGTTCCGACCTGGAGTCCCTGCTGCTCGCCTCCGACGAGGGCGTCACCTGGCTCCACTACGACGAGGCCCGCCAGGAGTGGATCCGGGAGCTGATCGGCACGGGCGAGCTCACGCAGTTCGAGCAGACCGGATTCCGCGGCAGCGGCGACCTCAACGCAGGCCGCCTCGGCGACGACCCGATGGCCTACGTCGCCGCCGTCGAGCCCTTCCACGGCAACACGGTGGCCGTCTACACCAAGGCCGGCGGCGGCCACGGCTGGAACCGCGTCCTGCTCGACGTGTACGGCGACCCCAACGAGAACGGCGAGGGCCCCGGCCACCAGATCGTCTGCGCCGACTTCGACGGCGACGGCGACGACGAGTTCCTCGTGGCGCTGCGCGGCCCGTGGCCGTGGCAGGGGGTCATGTACTACAAGGCGATCGACGCCGCCAACGGCATCTGGGCCAAGTGGCGGGTCTCCGACGAGTCCGTCGCCCGCATCGCCACCGCCGACTTCAACGGCGACGGCCGCCTGGACTTCGCCACCATCGCTTACTCCGTGCAGAACTACTACGTGGCCAAGGACGCCAAGCTCGTGGTCCACCGCAACCAGATCGAACAGTAGGGGACCAGCGCGCCGGCCCCCCGCGGCCGGCCCCCGGCCCCGCGCGAACTCCGAGCCCCCGACGGGCAGTCCCGCCTTCCGCGACGCCCCTGCGCGCGCCGCCCGGGACCGTGTCCCCGCCGCACGGCGGACCACGGCCCCGGGGGCCGTCCCTCACGAAACCTCTTCCGCACCTCTTCCGAAAGAGCGATTCCCTGTGGCCTCCACGACGTCCTCCGACGCCGCGAAGCGGGCGAAGCTGCCCTCACTGACCGGCCTGCGGTTCTTCGCCGCCCTCTCCGTCTTCTTCTTCCACTCGTCCCTGACCGACTCCCCGATCCCGCCCAACGCCCCCATCAACCCCTTCGCCGACGCCGGCATCGCGGACTGGTTCTCCACCGCCTTCGGCAAGGCCGGCTACCTGGGCGTCTCCTTCTTCTTCGTCCTCTCCGGCTTCGTCCTCGCCTGGGCCGCCAAGCCCGGCGAGCCCGTCACCGCGTTCCTGCGCCGCCGACTGCTGAAGATCTTCCCCAACCACATCGTCGTCTTCGCAGCCGCGATGGTCCTCTTCGCCGGATCGGCCGTCACCGGCGTCGCCGACTGGCTCCCGAACCTCCTGCTCATCCACACCTGGTGGCCGCAGCCCACCGTCAACCTCAGCGTCAACCCGCCCAGCTGGTCCCTCGGCAGCGAGCTGCTCTTCTACATGCTCTTCCCCGCGCTCATCGTCCCGATCCGGGGGCTCCGCGGCCGGGCCGCCCTGTGGGGCTGGAGCGCCGCGATGGTCGCCGGCATGGTCGCCGTCCAGCTCATCGCCACCTACTTTGTCCCCGACACCCCGAAGTCCACCATCACGCCCATCTCCGGAATGCAGTTCTGGTTCGGCTACCTGCTGCCCGCCGGCCGCCTCTTCGAGTTCGTCCTCGGCATCCTGCTCGCCCGGATCGTCCTCGCGGGACTGTGGCCGCGCCGCGTCGGCCTCGGCGTCTCCCTGGCCCTGACCGTTCTCGGCTACGCCGCCGCGCTCGTCGCCCCGTTCCAGTACGGGTTCGTCGTCGCCACGATCATCCCGGTCGCCGCGCTCATCGGGGCCACCGCCCACGCCGACGTCCAGGGCCGCGCCACCTTCCTGCGCAGCCGGACCATGGTCTGGCTCGGCGAGGTCTCCTTCGGCTTCTACCTCGTCCAGGGCGTCACGATCTTCTACCTGCGCTCGCTCCTGGGCGAGCACACCTACAGCGTTCCCGTCGCCCTGATGGTGATCGCAGGCTTCTTCGCCGCCTCGCTGCTCGGCGGCTGGCTCCTCTTCCGCTTCGTCGAGATGCCCGCCATGCGCCGCTTCGGCCGCGCCAGGACCCGTACGCCGTCCGCCCCGGTCCCGACTCCGGCCCACGAGCCGTCCGGGGACCGGACCCCGGTCAGCGCGGCCGCCCGCGACTGACCCGCTCGCCCACCGCCCTACCGCTCACCGCCCGCGTCGGCATCAGCCGGCGCGGGCTCCGGCGTACCCCGGCCCCTACCCGCCGGTCCGGCGGTCAGGCTCGACAGCATGCGCAGCGCCGCGTCGGAGGGGGAGGACTCGGGGGCGCTGTAGAGCAGCATCCGGTGGTTGGTGCCGTCGGTGAGGTGCAGGTTCTCGAAGTCGAGGGTCAGCGGGCCCACCACCGGATGGTGCAGGGTCTTCGTACCGACCGTGCAGTCCCGTACCGGGTGCTTCGACCAGAGGGAGGCGAAATCGGGGCTCTGCAGCATGAGCGAGCCGATGAGCTCGGCCAGCGCGCGGTCCTCGGGATTGCGTCCCGCGACCAGACGCAGCGCCGCCAGCGCCACCCGGGCCTCGCTCTTCCAGTCCGTGTACAGCTCCCGGGTGTGCGGGTCGAGGAACAGCATCCGCGTGAGGTTCGGGCGTACCGCGGGATCCTCGGGACTCGCGAAGTCCAGGTGCCCGGCGAGCAGGGCGTGCCCCAGCGGGTTCCAGGCGAGTACGTTGTTGCGGCCGTCCAGCACCACGGCGGGGACCTGCGGCATCGCGCCGATCAGCCGGCGCGTGGTGTCGCGGGCGTACTCGGGGCGGGGCGACGGGGCCCGCTTGGCACGCGGCGGACGGGCCAGGTTGTGCAGGTGCGCGTGCTCGTCCGGGGTCAGGCGCAGCGCGCGGGCCAGGGCGTCGAGGACGCTGTCCGAGGCGTTCGTGCTCTGGCCCTGCTCCAGGTGCGTGTAGTACGTGATGCTCACGCCGGCCAGCAGGGCGAGCTCCTCGCGCCGCAGCCCGGGCACGCGCCGGCGGGTGCCGTGGGACGGGAGCCCGACGTCCTCGGGCTGGAGCTGGGCGCGACGGGTGCGGAGGAACTCTCCCAGAGCGGTCGGTGTGTCCATGCCTTCCAGTGTGCCGGGGGAGGGCGCCGGGCGCCGCCCCGGAAGGTGGCCCTGGGAGTGCTAGCTTGCGCGGCGCCAGCACAACCAGAGGGCTGGGTAACCCTTTCCGACCGGTCCAGAGTCGATGAGGCAACACACCGTTGCGTGATCGAGAGGAAGTCTGGCGATGTCGGTTGTCGAGGGTGCGCGGGTTGATGCGGGTGCGGGGGAGGTGCCGGCCCGTTTGGACGGGCGCCTGAGGTTGGTGCTCGTGGTGCTGCTGGTGGCGCAGTTCATGCTGGCGGTGGATTTCTCGATTTTGAATGTGGCGTTGCCGGTGATCGGTGACGGGCTTGGTTTCTCGTTGTCGAATCTGCAGTGGATCGCGACGTCGTTCGCGTTGTGTGCTGCGGGTTTCACGTTGTTGTTCGGGCGGGTTGCGGACCTGTTCGGGCGTCGGCGGCTGTTCCTGGTGGGCCTTGCGGTGCTGGGCCTGTCCTCGCTCGTGGGTGGTCTGGCGACGTCGCCGGAGATGCTGATCGCGGCGCGGGTGTTCCAGGGTCTGGCGACCGCCGCGGTGACGCCGGCGGGTCTGTCCCTGCTCACTACGTCGTTTCCCGAAGGGCCCTTGCGTCAGAAGGCGTTGGGTCTGAACGGTGCTCTGATGTCGGCGGGGTTCACGACGGGCGCGATTCTGGGTGGAGTGCTCACGGATCTGTTGTCGTGGCGGTGGGCGTTCTTCATCAACGTCCCGGTGGCGCTCGCGGTGTTGTTCATCGCTCCGACGGTGATCAAGGAGTCGCGTCCGGCGACGCGTCCGAAGCTGGACGTGCCGGGGGCGACGGCCGTCACCCTGGGTTTGCTGGCTCTGATTTACGGGTTGACGCAGGCGGGTGAGCACGGTTGGGGTGCGCCGTCTGCGCTGGGTTGGCTGGCTGCGGGTGTGGTGCTGCTGATCGTCTTCTATGCGATCGAGTCGAAGAGTTCGGCTCCGCTGGTTCCGGTTTCTGTGCTGAAGAAGAAGACGGTCGCGTGGGGGAACATCGCGGGTCTGGTCGCGTTTCTGACGGAGACCAGTCTGGTGTTCCTGATGACGCTGTATCTGCAGGAGGTGTTGGACTTCTCGCCGCTGACGGCGGGTCTGTCGTTCGGTGTGCTGGGTGTGGGCACGGTGATCGGTGGTTCGATCGCGCCGCGGGTGATCGGTGCGGTGGGTACGCGGTCGACGTTGATCGTCGGTGGTGTGCTGCAGGCGGTGGCGACGTTGAGCCTGGTGGCGTTGGGTGAGACGTCGGCGTCGATGTGGCTGCTGTTGGTTGCGACGTTCGCGGGTGGTGTGGGCAACATGCTGGTGATCGTCGGGTTCATGGTGACCGCGACGACGGGTCTGCCGGACCATGAGCAGGGTATGGCGACGGGTCTGGCGACGATGACGCAGCAGATCGGCATCACGATGGGCACGCCCATCATGTCCGCGGTCGCCGCGGCCAACACCGACATCCATGCCGGCATCACCACCGCGGTCATCGTCAACACCGCCATCGTCGTGGTCGGCATCCTCACCACCGTCCTCTTCCTCCGCACCAAGCAGCCCGGCAACTAAGGCAACTCCGCCTTGTGACAGACCTGCCGAGGCGGCGAACGTTGGCCCCAGGCACGGAGGGAAGGAACCCCGATGGCAACACCCACCCACTCGGCCGCCGGACAGAGCCGTGCCCGGGTCCGCTGGGAGCACGCGAGCATCCCCTCCCCGTCCGGCCCCGTCCCCGCCCGGGTGTACCGGCCGGCGGCATCCGCACCGCAGGGCTGGCTGGTCTGGGCCCACGGAGGCAGCTGGCGAGCCGGATCCGCCCAGGACTGGCACGGCCCCACCGCCGAACTCTCCCTGATCTCCGGCTTCGCCGTCGCCAGCGTCGACTACCGGCTGGTCCCCGAGGTACGCCACCCGGCCATGGTCGAGGACGTACTGGCGGCGCTCGCCTGGGCCCGGGAACAGGCCGTGGAACGGGCAGGGGAGCGGGCCGGGGAATCCCTACCCGTCGCGGTCGGCGGAGACAGCGCGGGAGCCACCCTCGCCGCCTGCGCCGCCCTCGCCTGCCGCGACCGGGCCCTTCCGCTGGCCGCCCAGCTCCTCGCCTACCCGCCGCTGGACCCCGGTTGTACGGCGGCCTCGTACCACCGCTACCCCGACATGTTCCCCACCGCCTCCTACCTGATGGCGGCCTGGCAGGACTACCGGGACCCGGGCCGGCCCGCCGCCGCCGACGGCACCCCGCTCTACAGCACCCCCTTCGAGGCGGCCGACCTGCGCGGCGTGGCTCGGGCCGTCCTGGCCACCGGCGACCTCGACCCCGTCGGCGACGACGTACACCGCTACGCGCGCCTGCTGCACACGGCCGGAGTGGAGGTCACCCTGCGGGAGTTCGGGCAGACCGGCCACGGGGCGTTCCTCCAGCCCGGCCGCGCCACGGGCAGCGGCCCCGAGACGACTTCCCTGCGCGGCTGGCTGGGTGTGGCCCTGCGCCTGCTCACCTCACCGGCCGCCCCCGGCGCCTGAGGCGCCCCTTCCACCCCCTCCGTTCAACCCATCCCACATGGAGCCGACATGAGCCCCGACACACCCAACCTCGACGCCCTGCTCCGGCACTTCGCCGACCTCCGCGACGGCCACCACGGCGGCGCCGTCACCCGTCCCGACAAGGAGGAGCACTTCCGCACCGCCGCCCGGCTCCTCGACCCGTACGCCCGACAGGCACTCGCCGAACTCAACGACGAACTCCTCCTCGGGCAGGGCGTGGTCGACGCCAGCGGCGTGCAACGCGCCGACGACGGGAGCCTCTTCCACGCCTGGACCCTCTGGTGGGACGAGCAGTCGACCGCCGACATCCCGCCGGTGACGCTCTACGCCCACTACGGCGCGGGCTTCCACCACCCCCACCTGCGCGGCGCCACGGTCTCCGAATGGCCGCTCAACGTCTTCGACGAGGAGCAGGCCGCCGCCGAACTCCCCACGATGCGCGCCATCGCCGCCGCCGACCTGCACAACCTCGTCTTCGAACGGGACTTCAGGATCGTCCCGGCGACCGTGGCGGGCGCCACCGGCCTCCCCGCCCACCAGCACTGAAAGGCCGTCCGTCATGACGAAGCCGCGACTGTCCGTACTGGACCAGACCCCCGTCGGCGAGGA includes these proteins:
- a CDS encoding MFS transporter — its product is MSVVEGARVDAGAGEVPARLDGRLRLVLVVLLVAQFMLAVDFSILNVALPVIGDGLGFSLSNLQWIATSFALCAAGFTLLFGRVADLFGRRRLFLVGLAVLGLSSLVGGLATSPEMLIAARVFQGLATAAVTPAGLSLLTTSFPEGPLRQKALGLNGALMSAGFTTGAILGGVLTDLLSWRWAFFINVPVALAVLFIAPTVIKESRPATRPKLDVPGATAVTLGLLALIYGLTQAGEHGWGAPSALGWLAAGVVLLIVFYAIESKSSAPLVPVSVLKKKTVAWGNIAGLVAFLTETSLVFLMTLYLQEVLDFSPLTAGLSFGVLGVGTVIGGSIAPRVIGAVGTRSTLIVGGVLQAVATLSLVALGETSASMWLLLVATFAGGVGNMLVIVGFMVTATTGLPDHEQGMATGLATMTQQIGITMGTPIMSAVAAANTDIHAGITTAVIVNTAIVVVGILTTVLFLRTKQPGN
- a CDS encoding FG-GAP repeat domain-containing protein, with the protein product MTTTGSTNETALRAPKFTAEVVADQLRDGYWLEAPDIDGDGRPDLFGYGLRLGEIYWYANDGDWTRRLIADRIKMPVGADYADVTGNGHPDVIVCYDLYGPIGTIHDANTEGGKIDWLENPGTPDKDESRWKRHYVGRATGMHRLRAGHFTRTDRLQIIGLPIVAKEDVHAVLPVVLFTQPDDVHTAEEWEMTVIDDSHFRMIHGAEKKKGLIPGSDLESLLLASDEGVTWLHYDEARQEWIRELIGTGELTQFEQTGFRGSGDLNAGRLGDDPMAYVAAVEPFHGNTVAVYTKAGGGHGWNRVLLDVYGDPNENGEGPGHQIVCADFDGDGDDEFLVALRGPWPWQGVMYYKAIDAANGIWAKWRVSDESVARIATADFNGDGRLDFATIAYSVQNYYVAKDAKLVVHRNQIEQ
- a CDS encoding acyltransferase family protein translates to MASTTSSDAAKRAKLPSLTGLRFFAALSVFFFHSSLTDSPIPPNAPINPFADAGIADWFSTAFGKAGYLGVSFFFVLSGFVLAWAAKPGEPVTAFLRRRLLKIFPNHIVVFAAAMVLFAGSAVTGVADWLPNLLLIHTWWPQPTVNLSVNPPSWSLGSELLFYMLFPALIVPIRGLRGRAALWGWSAAMVAGMVAVQLIATYFVPDTPKSTITPISGMQFWFGYLLPAGRLFEFVLGILLARIVLAGLWPRRVGLGVSLALTVLGYAAALVAPFQYGFVVATIIPVAALIGATAHADVQGRATFLRSRTMVWLGEVSFGFYLVQGVTIFYLRSLLGEHTYSVPVALMVIAGFFAASLLGGWLLFRFVEMPAMRRFGRARTRTPSAPVPTPAHEPSGDRTPVSAAARD
- a CDS encoding helix-turn-helix domain-containing protein — its product is MDTPTALGEFLRTRRAQLQPEDVGLPSHGTRRRVPGLRREELALLAGVSITYYTHLEQGQSTNASDSVLDALARALRLTPDEHAHLHNLARPPRAKRAPSPRPEYARDTTRRLIGAMPQVPAVVLDGRNNVLAWNPLGHALLAGHLDFASPEDPAVRPNLTRMLFLDPHTRELYTDWKSEARVALAALRLVAGRNPEDRALAELIGSLMLQSPDFASLWSKHPVRDCTVGTKTLHHPVVGPLTLDFENLHLTDGTNHRMLLYSAPESSPSDAALRMLSSLTAGPAGRGRGTPEPAPADADAGGER
- a CDS encoding alpha/beta hydrolase gives rise to the protein MATPTHSAAGQSRARVRWEHASIPSPSGPVPARVYRPAASAPQGWLVWAHGGSWRAGSAQDWHGPTAELSLISGFAVASVDYRLVPEVRHPAMVEDVLAALAWAREQAVERAGERAGESLPVAVGGDSAGATLAACAALACRDRALPLAAQLLAYPPLDPGCTAASYHRYPDMFPTASYLMAAWQDYRDPGRPAAADGTPLYSTPFEAADLRGVARAVLATGDLDPVGDDVHRYARLLHTAGVEVTLREFGQTGHGAFLQPGRATGSGPETTSLRGWLGVALRLLTSPAAPGA